One part of the Sorangiineae bacterium MSr11954 genome encodes these proteins:
- a CDS encoding type I polyketide synthase, translating to MDHRARLSNAVVAIQKLQAELDRVRRSQREPIAVIGMGCRFPGASSPEAFWRLLAEGRDAVGDVPPGRWDVGAYYDPDPEAPGKTYSRRGGYLEGIDRFDPHFFGISPREASRMDPQQRLLLEVGWEALERAGVAPDALAQTKTGVFVGIGLDDYSELELRAGDAGALDVYSGTGAGLCFAAGRLSFVLGLQGPSMTVDTACSSSLVALHLACQSLRRGESALALAAGVNAIVSPLVNVYLARARALSPDGRCKAFDASADGYVRGEGCGVLVLRRLSDALAAGDPIVAVIRGSAVNHDGPSSGLTVPYGPAQKALLRDALADAGVASAHVGYLEAHGTGTSLGDPIEVDAIAGVFGSGRQEPLYLGSVKTNVGHLETAAGMAGIIKTILALGHRQIPPHLHFQTPSPRIPWADIPVRVPTELLPWAEIAGTRLAGVSAFGLAGTNAHVVVEQAPGASAPGALAMPAALPSERPYHALCLSARDEVALGELAGRLAAHLAGDDVSFADTAFTLNTGRARMAHGLAVVAGSKETARLALEAWAAKREPPPGVVTGPIVRPRGRKPRVAFLFTGQGSQYAGMGRELYETEPIFRRALDRVAGLLGPFLPRPLLEVLYPEGPSDGALDQTAFTQAAMFAVGWALCELWAAAGIVPEIVMGHSVGEVIAACAAGYFGLEEGARLVGERGRLMQALPAGGAMAAIFAEESRVAQAVSARVEAAAARGESRVALAVAAVNGPREIIVSGAADAVQAVVEELLTEGIKSRPLPVSHAFHSPLMEPMLDPFEQAVRGVTFGHPRARLVSNATGELVDPAVVGRPEYWRQHAREPVRFADGVRALAAAGIDVLVEVGPRPTLLGLARKCLPEDAPMAFLPSLREKQSDTASWLTSLATVSLRGADVDWAALERGRGRRRAVLPTYPFQRESYWVEKKQKAAPRPSAPERRERDGHPVLGVRVESPALVDTVFEYEVSAAAMPFVADHRIYGAVVVPGACHVAMFLCAAVEALGRGPCSIDDVTFPHAMTLGEGEVRRAQLVLSAEASGELLARIYSRGEADRAWRLHATGRIRAGASPSAALAMDALPPGTAWEQVASDAFYRSTAERGIELGPSFQWCQEIRRIDGAARCALEAPSRDVRGAPYVLHPTLIDACIQLLSLAWPKGPYGVYVPFGIESFRVVRAPGRGARGIARVRDPGRLQAGMSGDLQLLDEDGVVAEMIGLAAKGASREALMGAARSAEPARDWLYALQWRPSPRVESVDIPPGVWLVLADRRGIGAALEAELTRRGHRVLLLPATGTDPQTRPSGSNGAPPPLDPFIADSARAANGATFLGIVHLGSVDAPSHDGLDAAALQAVCERNLDGALRLAQALARAGEGVNPRVWLVTRGAQRGGSEAGLSRPTFDALAQAPLWGLGGVIMLEHPEWRTSLVDLDPLDEAAIAARRLALEMLADGPEDRVAFAAGERRIARIARYTPAQERPPVQLQIGSRGSFDHLTLAPAARKRPGPGEIELRVRATGLNFRDVLSALGMYPGDAGLPGCECAGEVVAVGHGVSDVRVGDPVMAIASGSFATYVTVWRGYVAKLPPGTSFEEAATLPIAYLTADIALRHIAGLTKGERVLIHAAAGGVGLAAVRIAQHLGAEVFGTAGSPEKRRFLESIDVRDPMDSRSLAFAGQIRERTSGAGVDVVLNALAGEFVPASLGVLRSGGRFVEIGKLGRLTPDDLAKVRSDVVYRSFQLDAWSPESREQVGAHFRELVPSFERGVLAPLPHRAFSLRDNASTAFRFMAQARHIGKVVLVQDGARGPRKELRDDATYLVTGGLGALGLALARWMVERGARHLVLASRSAPGPAAQATLDELRASGATIHVERADVAHLADVARLFEGLAHPLRGVVHAAGVLDDGVLVAQDLERFARVLAPKVRGAWNLHLATQSLELDFFVMYASGASLLGSAGQSSYAAANAFLDALAHHRRAEGLPGLSIDWGPWADAGMAAGVGAARFEARGLGRIGVAEGHAILGDLLAEDAAQIGVLPIQWDRFTMLGARPLVADLASRSSRGARADGRAPTGAGVGDARELWSPSILAAPSGRRHALLGERVRAEVSRILARDKPIDARQPLGEIGLDSLMAVELRNALGRRLGKTLSVTLLFDYPTISELTDHLLAGVLEGEPAVRNEPAVRNENGVRNEPAGRNENGVANGQGVDALTDEDAERLLLEELEGLRY from the coding sequence CTCCAGGCCGAGCTCGATCGCGTCCGGCGCAGCCAACGCGAGCCCATCGCGGTCATCGGCATGGGCTGCCGCTTCCCCGGCGCCAGCTCCCCCGAGGCGTTCTGGCGTTTGCTCGCCGAAGGTCGGGACGCGGTGGGCGACGTGCCGCCGGGGCGCTGGGACGTCGGCGCCTATTACGATCCGGATCCGGAGGCGCCGGGCAAGACGTACTCGCGCCGCGGCGGTTACCTCGAGGGCATCGATCGCTTCGATCCGCACTTCTTCGGGATCTCGCCGCGCGAGGCGTCGCGGATGGATCCGCAGCAGCGGCTCTTGCTCGAGGTGGGGTGGGAGGCGCTGGAGCGCGCGGGGGTCGCGCCCGACGCGCTGGCGCAGACCAAGACGGGCGTGTTCGTGGGGATCGGCCTCGACGACTACTCGGAGCTGGAGCTGCGCGCGGGCGACGCGGGGGCGCTCGACGTCTACAGCGGCACGGGCGCGGGCCTTTGCTTTGCCGCGGGCAGGCTCTCGTTCGTGCTCGGGCTGCAAGGGCCGAGCATGACCGTGGACACGGCGTGCTCGTCGTCGCTGGTGGCGCTGCACTTGGCTTGTCAGAGCCTGCGGCGGGGCGAGAGCGCGCTCGCCCTCGCGGCGGGGGTCAACGCCATCGTCTCACCGCTGGTGAACGTCTACCTCGCGCGTGCGCGCGCGCTTTCGCCCGACGGGCGCTGCAAGGCGTTCGACGCATCCGCCGATGGCTATGTGCGCGGCGAGGGGTGCGGGGTGCTGGTGCTGCGCCGGCTCTCGGACGCGCTGGCGGCGGGCGACCCGATCGTGGCCGTGATTCGGGGCTCCGCGGTGAACCACGATGGACCGTCGAGCGGGCTCACCGTCCCCTACGGTCCCGCCCAAAAGGCGCTCTTGCGCGACGCGCTCGCGGACGCCGGGGTGGCCTCGGCGCACGTGGGCTACCTCGAGGCGCACGGCACCGGGACCTCGCTCGGCGATCCCATCGAGGTCGACGCCATCGCGGGGGTGTTTGGCTCGGGGAGGCAGGAACCTCTCTATCTCGGCTCGGTCAAGACCAATGTCGGTCACTTGGAGACGGCCGCGGGGATGGCCGGGATCATCAAGACGATCCTCGCGCTCGGGCATCGGCAGATCCCGCCGCATCTGCACTTCCAAACGCCGAGCCCGCGCATTCCATGGGCGGACATTCCCGTTCGCGTTCCGACCGAGCTCTTGCCTTGGGCCGAGATCGCGGGGACGCGGCTGGCGGGGGTGAGTGCGTTTGGGCTGGCGGGGACCAATGCGCATGTCGTGGTCGAGCAAGCGCCGGGGGCTTCTGCGCCAGGGGCGTTGGCTATGCCAGCGGCGTTGCCGAGTGAACGTCCGTACCATGCGCTCTGTCTCTCGGCGCGCGACGAGGTGGCGCTCGGCGAGCTTGCGGGGCGGCTCGCCGCGCATCTTGCGGGCGACGATGTGTCGTTTGCCGATACGGCGTTTACGTTGAACACGGGGCGCGCGCGGATGGCGCATGGTCTTGCCGTCGTGGCGGGGTCGAAGGAGACGGCGCGCCTCGCGCTCGAAGCGTGGGCGGCGAAGCGGGAGCCACCGCCGGGTGTGGTTACGGGGCCGATCGTGCGGCCGCGCGGGCGCAAACCGCGGGTGGCGTTTCTTTTCACGGGGCAGGGCTCGCAGTACGCGGGCATGGGGCGCGAGCTGTACGAGACGGAGCCAATTTTCCGGCGTGCGCTCGACCGCGTCGCGGGGCTCCTGGGGCCGTTCTTGCCGCGGCCTCTGCTCGAGGTTTTGTACCCCGAGGGGCCTTCGGACGGCGCGCTCGATCAGACGGCGTTCACGCAAGCGGCCATGTTCGCGGTGGGCTGGGCGCTGTGCGAGCTCTGGGCTGCGGCCGGGATCGTGCCCGAGATCGTGATGGGGCACAGCGTGGGCGAGGTGATCGCCGCGTGCGCGGCCGGGTACTTCGGTCTCGAGGAGGGCGCGCGGCTGGTCGGCGAACGTGGCCGGTTGATGCAAGCGCTCCCCGCGGGCGGGGCGATGGCCGCCATCTTCGCCGAGGAGTCGCGGGTCGCGCAGGCCGTGTCGGCGCGCGTGGAAGCCGCGGCGGCGCGCGGGGAGTCGCGGGTCGCGCTGGCGGTGGCCGCCGTCAACGGTCCGCGCGAGATCATCGTCTCGGGTGCGGCCGATGCCGTGCAAGCGGTGGTGGAGGAGCTCCTCACGGAGGGGATCAAGAGCCGCCCGCTGCCCGTGTCGCACGCCTTTCACTCGCCGCTCATGGAGCCGATGCTCGACCCCTTCGAGCAAGCCGTACGCGGGGTGACCTTTGGCCACCCGCGCGCGCGGCTCGTGTCCAATGCGACGGGCGAGCTCGTGGATCCCGCCGTCGTAGGCCGGCCCGAGTACTGGCGCCAACACGCGCGCGAGCCCGTTCGATTCGCCGACGGGGTGCGCGCGCTCGCGGCCGCCGGCATCGACGTTCTCGTGGAGGTGGGGCCGCGGCCGACCCTCCTGGGCCTGGCGCGAAAGTGCTTGCCCGAGGACGCGCCCATGGCGTTCTTACCGTCGCTTCGCGAGAAGCAAAGCGACACCGCGTCGTGGCTGACCAGCCTCGCGACCGTGTCGCTGCGCGGGGCCGACGTCGATTGGGCGGCGCTCGAGCGAGGGCGCGGCCGCCGGCGCGCGGTGCTGCCGACGTATCCGTTTCAGCGCGAGTCGTACTGGGTGGAGAAGAAGCAAAAAGCGGCGCCGCGCCCGTCTGCGCCGGAGCGACGTGAACGCGATGGGCACCCGGTGCTTGGCGTCCGGGTCGAGTCGCCCGCGCTGGTCGATACCGTGTTCGAGTACGAGGTGTCGGCCGCCGCCATGCCGTTCGTCGCGGATCATCGCATCTACGGTGCGGTGGTCGTGCCGGGTGCTTGCCATGTGGCCATGTTCCTGTGCGCAGCGGTGGAGGCCTTGGGACGAGGTCCGTGCTCCATCGACGATGTGACGTTTCCGCACGCCATGACCCTTGGCGAGGGCGAGGTGCGGCGTGCGCAGCTCGTGCTCTCGGCGGAGGCTTCGGGCGAGCTCCTCGCGCGCATTTACAGCCGCGGCGAGGCGGATCGCGCGTGGCGGTTGCATGCCACGGGCCGGATTCGCGCGGGGGCATCGCCGAGCGCGGCGCTCGCGATGGACGCGTTGCCGCCAGGGACGGCGTGGGAACAGGTGGCGAGCGATGCATTTTACCGGTCCACGGCGGAGCGGGGGATCGAGCTCGGGCCTTCGTTTCAATGGTGCCAGGAGATTCGGCGCATCGACGGTGCTGCGCGCTGCGCGCTGGAGGCGCCTTCGCGCGACGTGCGCGGCGCCCCGTATGTCCTGCATCCGACATTGATTGACGCTTGCATTCAGCTCCTGTCGCTGGCGTGGCCCAAGGGCCCCTACGGCGTGTACGTTCCCTTCGGCATCGAGAGCTTCCGCGTCGTCCGAGCCCCGGGCCGAGGGGCGCGCGGGATCGCCCGCGTGCGCGATCCGGGCCGGCTTCAGGCGGGCATGTCGGGGGATCTGCAGCTCCTCGACGAAGACGGCGTGGTCGCCGAGATGATCGGCTTGGCCGCCAAGGGCGCTTCGCGCGAGGCGCTCATGGGGGCGGCGCGCTCCGCGGAGCCCGCGCGCGATTGGCTCTACGCGCTGCAATGGCGTCCATCGCCGCGGGTGGAGAGCGTCGATATACCCCCCGGGGTATGGCTGGTGCTCGCAGACCGCCGCGGCATCGGCGCCGCGCTCGAGGCGGAGCTCACGCGCCGCGGACATCGCGTCCTTTTGCTCCCCGCAACCGGCACGGATCCGCAAACCAGACCCTCGGGGTCGAACGGCGCCCCGCCGCCGTTGGATCCCTTCATCGCGGACTCGGCCCGCGCCGCGAACGGGGCGACGTTCCTCGGGATCGTCCACCTCGGCTCCGTGGACGCTCCGAGCCACGATGGGTTGGATGCCGCCGCGCTCCAAGCCGTGTGCGAGCGAAACCTGGACGGCGCGCTTCGTTTGGCGCAGGCGCTCGCGCGCGCAGGCGAAGGCGTGAACCCGCGCGTCTGGCTGGTGACGCGGGGCGCCCAGCGCGGCGGCTCGGAGGCGGGCCTTTCGCGCCCCACGTTCGACGCCTTGGCGCAGGCGCCGCTCTGGGGGCTCGGGGGCGTCATCATGCTCGAGCACCCCGAGTGGCGCACGTCCCTGGTCGATCTCGATCCGCTGGACGAAGCCGCCATCGCCGCGCGCCGGCTCGCGCTCGAAATGCTCGCCGATGGCCCCGAGGACCGCGTCGCCTTCGCCGCGGGAGAGCGGCGTATCGCTCGGATCGCGCGCTACACTCCCGCGCAGGAGCGACCGCCCGTGCAGCTCCAAATCGGATCGCGCGGCTCGTTCGATCATTTGACCTTGGCGCCGGCCGCACGCAAACGACCGGGCCCTGGTGAGATCGAGCTGCGCGTACGAGCGACCGGCTTGAACTTCCGCGATGTCTTGAGCGCCCTCGGCATGTACCCGGGCGACGCGGGGCTCCCCGGTTGCGAGTGCGCGGGCGAGGTCGTGGCGGTGGGCCACGGCGTGAGCGACGTGCGCGTGGGCGATCCGGTGATGGCCATCGCGAGCGGCAGTTTCGCCACCTATGTCACCGTATGGCGCGGGTACGTCGCGAAGCTGCCCCCCGGCACGAGCTTCGAAGAGGCGGCGACCTTGCCCATCGCGTACCTCACGGCCGACATCGCGCTCCGCCACATCGCCGGGCTCACGAAGGGCGAGCGCGTCTTGATCCATGCGGCGGCCGGCGGCGTGGGGCTCGCGGCGGTGCGCATCGCCCAGCACCTGGGGGCCGAGGTCTTCGGCACCGCGGGATCGCCCGAGAAGCGGCGGTTTCTCGAGTCCATCGACGTACGCGATCCCATGGATTCGCGCTCGCTGGCGTTCGCGGGGCAGATTCGGGAGCGCACGAGCGGCGCGGGGGTCGACGTGGTGCTCAACGCGCTGGCGGGCGAGTTCGTCCCGGCGAGCCTGGGGGTCCTTCGGTCCGGCGGGCGCTTCGTGGAGATCGGAAAGCTCGGCCGGCTCACCCCCGACGACCTTGCCAAGGTGCGATCGGACGTCGTCTACCGCTCCTTTCAGCTCGACGCATGGTCACCCGAGAGCCGCGAGCAAGTCGGCGCACATTTTCGAGAGCTGGTCCCCAGTTTCGAGCGCGGGGTCCTCGCCCCGCTCCCACACCGCGCCTTCTCGCTGCGCGACAACGCGAGCACGGCCTTCCGCTTCATGGCGCAGGCCCGCCACATCGGCAAGGTGGTGCTGGTGCAAGACGGCGCCCGCGGTCCGCGAAAGGAGCTCCGCGACGACGCGACGTACCTCGTCACCGGCGGTCTGGGCGCGCTCGGTCTCGCGCTCGCGCGATGGATGGTCGAGCGCGGCGCGCGGCACCTCGTGCTCGCGTCCCGAAGCGCGCCCGGCCCGGCCGCCCAGGCGACCTTGGACGAGCTGCGAGCATCCGGCGCGACGATTCACGTGGAGCGCGCCGACGTGGCGCACCTCGCGGACGTGGCGCGGCTCTTCGAGGGGCTCGCCCACCCGCTGCGCGGGGTCGTCCATGCGGCCGGTGTGCTCGACGATGGAGTCCTGGTGGCGCAGGATCTCGAGCGCTTCGCGCGCGTGCTCGCGCCGAAGGTCCGAGGTGCGTGGAACTTGCACCTGGCGACCCAAAGTCTGGAGCTCGACTTTTTCGTCATGTACGCGTCGGGCGCATCGCTCTTGGGGTCGGCGGGGCAGAGCAGCTACGCGGCCGCCAACGCATTTCTGGACGCGCTCGCGCATCATCGCCGCGCCGAGGGCCTGCCGGGGCTGAGCATCGACTGGGGACCGTGGGCCGACGCGGGAATGGCTGCGGGCGTGGGCGCGGCGCGCTTCGAGGCGCGCGGCCTCGGACGAATCGGCGTGGCCGAAGGTCACGCCATCCTCGGCGATCTCCTCGCCGAAGACGCCGCACAAATCGGCGTCCTGCCGATTCAATGGGACCGATTCACGATGCTGGGCGCCCGCCCGCTCGTGGCCGATCTCGCGTCGCGTTCATCGCGCGGAGCCCGGGCCGACGGCCGAGCACCGACGGGCGCAGGCGTCGGAGATGCCCGCGAGCTTTGGTCGCCGTCGATCCTCGCGGCGCCATCCGGGCGCCGTCACGCGCTCCTCGGCGAGCGCGTTCGCGCCGAGGTGTCGCGGATCCTCGCGCGCGACAAACCCATCGATGCGCGGCAGCCGCTCGGGGAGATCGGCCTCGATTCGCTCATGGCCGTGGAGCTGCGCAACGCGCTGGGGCGAAGGCTCGGGAAGACGCTCTCGGTCACCTTGCTCTTCGACTATCCGACCATCTCCGAGCTCACGGACCATTTGCTGGCCGGGGTGCTGGAGGGCGAGCCGGCCGTGCGAAACGAGCCCGCCGTGCGAAACGAAAACGGCGTGCGAAACGAGCCCGCCGGGCGAAACGAAAACGGCGTGGCCAACGGGCAGGGCGTGGACGCGCTCACGGATGAAGATGCGGAGAGGCTGCTGCTCGAGGAGCTCGAGGGGCTCCGTTACTGA